The following are encoded together in the Brassica napus cultivar Da-Ae chromosome A9, Da-Ae, whole genome shotgun sequence genome:
- the LOC106367340 gene encoding very-long-chain 3-oxoacyl-CoA reductase-like protein At1g24470 isoform X2 → MQRTWHHISMSRLKSYGSWAMVTGATDGIGQAFAHELAKHGLNLVLVSRNPSKLASVSDDFRQEFPQIKIKIIPFDFSSERGYEAIEEGIRGLEVGILINNVGITYPRAMFFHEVDELTWTKILRVNLEATTWVTRSLIGPMLHRRRGAIINISSGAAVVVPSHPLYAIYAATKAYVDKLSRSLHVEYKQFGIHVQCQVPLYVATRMVLEVADIDKPSFFVPSPEVYAKAAVEQIGIGSRCSPFWAHSLQWFLAGLLPENLLDTWRLSIGLRRRSLS, encoded by the exons ATGCAAAGAACATGGCATCATATCTCCATGTC GCGACTCAAGAGTTATGGCTCGTGGGCTATGGTCACTGGAGCCACAGATGGGATCGGACAAGCCTTTGCTCACGAGCTGGCAAAACACGGCCTTAACCTCGTCCTAGTCAGCAGAAACCCTTCGAAGCTAGCTTCTGTCTCCGATGATTTCAGACAAGAATTTCCCCAAATCAAGATCAAGATCATTCCCTTTGACTTCTCCTCTG AAAGAGGATATGAAGCAATCGAGGAGGGAATCAGAGGCCTTGAAGTTGGAATTCTGATAAACAACGTTGGTATAACTTATCCACGAGCCATGTTCTTCCACGAGGTTGACGAACTCACATGGACCAAAATCCTTAGGGTTAATCTTGAAGCCACCACTTGGGTCACAAGATCTCTCATCGGACCAATGCTTCACCGCCGTCGAGGAGCTATCATAAATATTAGCTCCGGCGCCGCAGTTGTTGTCCCTTCGCATCCACTCTATGCCATCTACGCCGCCACCAAAGC TTATGTTGATAAACTATCAAGATCTTTGCATGTGGAATATAAGCAGTTTGGTATCCACGTCCAATGCCAG GTGCCGTTATACGTGGCAACGAGGATGGTGTTAGAAGTAGCAGATATAGATAAACCAAGCTTCTTTGTACCATCGCCGGAAGTATATGCAAAAGCGGCGGTGGAGCAGATCGGAATTGGATCACGATGCTCTCCATTTTGGGCTCATTCACTTCAGTGGTTTCTCGCTGGTCTTTTGCCGGAGAACCTTCTTGATACTTGGCGTCTCTCTATCGGTCTTCGTAGAAGAAGCTTGTCTTAG
- the LOC106367340 gene encoding very-long-chain 3-oxoacyl-CoA reductase-like protein At1g24470 isoform X1, which translates to MASYLHVVSFIGFLSILRLLYPLLKWFITRFLLTDPRRLKSYGSWAMVTGATDGIGQAFAHELAKHGLNLVLVSRNPSKLASVSDDFRQEFPQIKIKIIPFDFSSERGYEAIEEGIRGLEVGILINNVGITYPRAMFFHEVDELTWTKILRVNLEATTWVTRSLIGPMLHRRRGAIINISSGAAVVVPSHPLYAIYAATKAYVDKLSRSLHVEYKQFGIHVQCQVPLYVATRMVLEVADIDKPSFFVPSPEVYAKAAVEQIGIGSRCSPFWAHSLQWFLAGLLPENLLDTWRLSIGLRRRSLS; encoded by the exons ATGGCATCATATCTCCATGTCGTAAGCTTCATAGGTTTTCTCTCTATCCTTAGATTACTCTATCCTCTCCTGAAATGGTTCATCACGAGATTCCTCCTCACTGACCCCAGGCGACTCAAGAGTTATGGCTCGTGGGCTATGGTCACTGGAGCCACAGATGGGATCGGACAAGCCTTTGCTCACGAGCTGGCAAAACACGGCCTTAACCTCGTCCTAGTCAGCAGAAACCCTTCGAAGCTAGCTTCTGTCTCCGATGATTTCAGACAAGAATTTCCCCAAATCAAGATCAAGATCATTCCCTTTGACTTCTCCTCTG AAAGAGGATATGAAGCAATCGAGGAGGGAATCAGAGGCCTTGAAGTTGGAATTCTGATAAACAACGTTGGTATAACTTATCCACGAGCCATGTTCTTCCACGAGGTTGACGAACTCACATGGACCAAAATCCTTAGGGTTAATCTTGAAGCCACCACTTGGGTCACAAGATCTCTCATCGGACCAATGCTTCACCGCCGTCGAGGAGCTATCATAAATATTAGCTCCGGCGCCGCAGTTGTTGTCCCTTCGCATCCACTCTATGCCATCTACGCCGCCACCAAAGC TTATGTTGATAAACTATCAAGATCTTTGCATGTGGAATATAAGCAGTTTGGTATCCACGTCCAATGCCAG GTGCCGTTATACGTGGCAACGAGGATGGTGTTAGAAGTAGCAGATATAGATAAACCAAGCTTCTTTGTACCATCGCCGGAAGTATATGCAAAAGCGGCGGTGGAGCAGATCGGAATTGGATCACGATGCTCTCCATTTTGGGCTCATTCACTTCAGTGGTTTCTCGCTGGTCTTTTGCCGGAGAACCTTCTTGATACTTGGCGTCTCTCTATCGGTCTTCGTAGAAGAAGCTTGTCTTAG
- the LOC106367340 gene encoding very-long-chain 3-oxoacyl-CoA reductase-like protein At1g24470 isoform X3 produces the protein MVTGATDGIGQAFAHELAKHGLNLVLVSRNPSKLASVSDDFRQEFPQIKIKIIPFDFSSERGYEAIEEGIRGLEVGILINNVGITYPRAMFFHEVDELTWTKILRVNLEATTWVTRSLIGPMLHRRRGAIINISSGAAVVVPSHPLYAIYAATKAYVDKLSRSLHVEYKQFGIHVQCQVPLYVATRMVLEVADIDKPSFFVPSPEVYAKAAVEQIGIGSRCSPFWAHSLQWFLAGLLPENLLDTWRLSIGLRRRSLS, from the exons ATGGTCACTGGAGCCACAGATGGGATCGGACAAGCCTTTGCTCACGAGCTGGCAAAACACGGCCTTAACCTCGTCCTAGTCAGCAGAAACCCTTCGAAGCTAGCTTCTGTCTCCGATGATTTCAGACAAGAATTTCCCCAAATCAAGATCAAGATCATTCCCTTTGACTTCTCCTCTG AAAGAGGATATGAAGCAATCGAGGAGGGAATCAGAGGCCTTGAAGTTGGAATTCTGATAAACAACGTTGGTATAACTTATCCACGAGCCATGTTCTTCCACGAGGTTGACGAACTCACATGGACCAAAATCCTTAGGGTTAATCTTGAAGCCACCACTTGGGTCACAAGATCTCTCATCGGACCAATGCTTCACCGCCGTCGAGGAGCTATCATAAATATTAGCTCCGGCGCCGCAGTTGTTGTCCCTTCGCATCCACTCTATGCCATCTACGCCGCCACCAAAGC TTATGTTGATAAACTATCAAGATCTTTGCATGTGGAATATAAGCAGTTTGGTATCCACGTCCAATGCCAG GTGCCGTTATACGTGGCAACGAGGATGGTGTTAGAAGTAGCAGATATAGATAAACCAAGCTTCTTTGTACCATCGCCGGAAGTATATGCAAAAGCGGCGGTGGAGCAGATCGGAATTGGATCACGATGCTCTCCATTTTGGGCTCATTCACTTCAGTGGTTTCTCGCTGGTCTTTTGCCGGAGAACCTTCTTGATACTTGGCGTCTCTCTATCGGTCTTCGTAGAAGAAGCTTGTCTTAG